One Candidatus Methylacidiphilales bacterium DNA segment encodes these proteins:
- a CDS encoding rhodanese-like domain-containing protein — protein EKIRSLIRQDSPCVLICGSGNRARQAAEKLQSAGISQTIILEGGIKACEAISLPLNRGKKTLSIERQVRIAAGTLVLLGAILSLTVHPAFAYLAAFVGAGLIFAGVTDWCGMALLLARMPWNQASPSCGCASEKKPLSA, from the coding sequence GAAAAAATCCGCTCCCTCATCCGCCAAGACTCCCCCTGCGTCCTAATCTGCGGATCCGGCAACCGCGCCCGCCAAGCCGCAGAAAAACTACAATCCGCAGGCATCTCCCAGACGATTATCCTCGAAGGCGGCATCAAAGCCTGCGAAGCCATCTCCCTCCCCCTCAATCGCGGCAAAAAAACTCTCTCTATCGAACGCCAAGTCCGCATCGCCGCCGGCACCCTCGTCCTCCTCGGCGCCATCTTATCCCTCACCGTTCATCCCGCCTTTGCCTACCTCGCAGCCTTCGTCGGAGCTGGCCTCATCTTCGCAGGAGTCACCGACTGGTGCGGCATGGCACTCCTCCTCGCCCGCATGCCCTGGAACCAAGCCTCGCCAAGCTGCGGTTGCGCCTCAGAAAAGAAACCCCTCTCCGCCTAA
- a CDS encoding DMT family protein produces the protein MNVVWCVALLGVSNVFMTFAWYAHLRDLGTKPLWVAIVVSWGVAFFEYCFQVPANRIGYQALSLAQLKILQEVITLGVFVPFAVYYMKATVSWNYFWAALCMVGAVYFIFREGLGN, from the coding sequence ATGAACGTAGTGTGGTGTGTGGCGTTGTTAGGGGTGTCGAATGTGTTTATGACGTTTGCTTGGTATGCGCATTTGCGGGATTTGGGCACGAAACCATTGTGGGTGGCGATTGTGGTGAGCTGGGGTGTGGCGTTTTTTGAGTATTGCTTTCAGGTGCCTGCGAATCGGATCGGTTATCAAGCGCTTTCGTTAGCGCAGCTTAAAATTTTGCAGGAGGTGATTACGCTGGGTGTGTTTGTGCCGTTTGCGGTTTACTATATGAAGGCGACGGTGAGTTGGAACTATTTCTGGGCGGCGCTCTGCATGGTGGGCGCGGTTTATTTTATTTTCCGAGAGGGGCTGGGAAATTAG
- a CDS encoding VIT family protein, with the protein MSKQSISRHVEKHRTHRTGWIRAAVLGANDGIVSIASLVLGVGSADVTIQAVQIAGIAGTVAGAISMAAGEYVSVSSQADTERADLVIESRELEIHQEAETEELAQIYVGRGLEPELAREVARQLMAHDALGTHAREEIGITDALSARPMQAAMASGLAFAAGAAVPLISLWFVPEQQLVVGTGGVSLFSLACLGGLGARAGGAPILRGILRAVVWGAFAMAATAAVGHWLGVKGVGL; encoded by the coding sequence ATGAGTAAGCAGTCTATCTCTCGGCATGTGGAGAAACATCGTACGCATCGCACGGGGTGGATACGGGCGGCGGTGCTAGGGGCGAATGATGGGATTGTCTCGATAGCGAGTTTGGTTTTGGGGGTCGGCTCAGCGGATGTGACGATTCAGGCCGTGCAAATTGCTGGAATCGCGGGCACTGTGGCTGGTGCGATCTCGATGGCGGCTGGAGAATATGTCTCGGTGAGTTCTCAAGCGGATACGGAGCGGGCGGATTTGGTTATTGAAAGTCGAGAGTTGGAGATTCATCAAGAGGCCGAGACGGAGGAGCTTGCTCAGATCTATGTGGGGCGTGGATTGGAGCCTGAATTAGCGAGAGAAGTGGCGCGGCAACTTATGGCGCATGATGCACTGGGGACGCACGCGCGGGAGGAGATTGGGATTACGGATGCTTTGAGCGCGCGGCCGATGCAGGCGGCGATGGCTTCTGGATTGGCGTTTGCAGCGGGTGCCGCAGTGCCATTGATTTCGCTTTGGTTTGTGCCGGAGCAACAGTTGGTTGTGGGCACAGGTGGGGTGTCGTTATTTTCCTTGGCGTGTCTGGGCGGCTTGGGAGCGCGTGCAGGAGGTGCGCCGATTCTTCGTGGGATCTTGCGGGCGGTGGTTTGGGGGGCTTTTGCTATGGCGGCGACGGCGGCGGTGGGGCATTGGTTGGGCGTTAAGGGTGTCGGTTTGTGA
- a CDS encoding DedA family protein, translated as MINSQPSESRVGLLRRLYDWTIHWANTPQAIPALFVIAFIESSFFPIPPDVLLLAICFASPKKWLRNALVCTVGSCLGGLFGWWIGWGLYEVVGKPIVAFYRGEEVMQRVSELYAEHGAWAILIAAITPIPYKVFTIASGVFGYSPWLLFVFSLMGRGFRFFAVALLIRFFGERIRAFLEKNFEWASIVFVALGILGFVAIKFLR; from the coding sequence ATGATAAACAGCCAGCCTTCTGAGTCGAGAGTCGGTCTATTGCGGCGGTTGTATGACTGGACGATTCATTGGGCGAATACACCGCAAGCGATTCCGGCGCTTTTTGTGATTGCATTTATAGAGTCGTCGTTTTTTCCGATACCGCCGGACGTTTTGTTGCTGGCGATCTGTTTTGCTTCGCCGAAGAAGTGGCTGCGAAATGCGCTCGTCTGCACGGTAGGTTCGTGTCTGGGCGGGCTCTTCGGCTGGTGGATTGGGTGGGGCTTGTATGAAGTGGTAGGCAAGCCAATCGTGGCTTTTTATCGGGGAGAAGAGGTGATGCAGCGGGTGAGCGAGCTTTATGCCGAGCACGGCGCATGGGCGATTTTGATCGCAGCGATCACGCCGATTCCTTATAAAGTTTTCACGATTGCGTCGGGGGTGTTTGGCTATAGTCCTTGGTTGCTTTTTGTTTTTTCCTTGATGGGTCGCGGATTTCGATTTTTTGCTGTGGCGCTTTTGATTCGATTTTTTGGAGAACGCATTCGCGCCTTTTTGGAGAAGAATTTCGAGTGGGCTTCGATTGTCTTTGTGGCGCTCGGAATTTTGGGTTTTGTAGCGATAAAGTTTTTGCGGTAG
- a CDS encoding response regulator transcription factor: MSKFSPKLIIIEDDPKTGQSLRKAFNLEGFSAVWVQRGDEAQDHLFSEAWDLIILDWMLPGQDGMQILRALRRQKILTPVIVLTARDSVEHRVQGLDTGADDYLVKPFAFAELLARTRALLRRKPSLSSSLTIHGVTVNFVTRKAYREDKALELTPKEFDLLAYFMSHYGEVVSREQLAHDLWSEPNRYTPIDNIIDVHIAHLRKKLHEAGHAPLLHTIRGVGYVFRETAP; this comes from the coding sequence ATGTCTAAATTTTCGCCCAAACTGATCATCATTGAAGATGACCCTAAGACAGGCCAATCGCTGCGAAAAGCTTTTAATTTGGAGGGCTTTTCTGCCGTGTGGGTTCAACGAGGAGATGAAGCACAAGACCACTTATTTTCTGAGGCCTGGGATTTGATTATTTTGGATTGGATGTTGCCGGGACAGGACGGCATGCAGATTCTCCGTGCTCTGCGCAGACAAAAAATCCTCACACCCGTGATCGTGCTGACAGCTCGAGACAGCGTCGAGCATCGGGTGCAGGGATTGGATACAGGCGCAGATGATTATCTCGTCAAACCCTTTGCTTTTGCTGAGCTTTTAGCGCGCACCCGGGCGCTGCTACGGCGTAAGCCGAGCCTTTCTTCCTCACTGACCATCCACGGGGTAACGGTGAATTTTGTGACTCGCAAAGCTTATCGCGAGGACAAAGCTTTGGAGTTAACCCCAAAGGAATTTGATCTGCTAGCTTACTTCATGAGCCATTACGGAGAGGTAGTCAGTCGCGAACAGCTTGCTCACGATCTATGGTCTGAGCCAAACCGCTACACGCCGATAGACAATATCATAGACGTGCACATCGCCCACTTAAGAAAGAAGCTTCATGAAGCTGGGCATGCGCCGCTTCTTCACACGATACGTGGGGTCGGTTATGTGTTCCGAGAAACTGCTCCATGA
- a CDS encoding HAMP domain-containing histidine kinase, giving the protein MKKIRQWWGRLSLQWRLGMAFGVLGAGVLVFLAALLARTHGVEFLAKGKIVEAFIFALVIFFVGGWLIAGWSLGFISQLGIRFKQNPNLALPAELEGLANLLRSEMQKHDSLLAELRHFTSDASHELRTPLTAIRTVGEVALRNSQAKPEELREAIESILEECQRMNALVERLLRLARVESDEIPLRLRRINLRLHCFAWKDAISVLAEEKNLSFDIQCPQDLFLVTDVEMLGHAVVNLLHNAIEHNPPQGTITFRVEKLDNQIILEISDEGRGIEPEHIDKIFRRFYRANRSRSYEKGSGFGLGLSIAKAAVERLGGNISVTSVLGRGASFKITLPASG; this is encoded by the coding sequence ATGAAAAAAATTCGACAATGGTGGGGACGTCTGTCTTTGCAGTGGCGCTTAGGAATGGCTTTCGGGGTTCTTGGGGCTGGTGTTTTAGTTTTTCTAGCAGCTTTATTGGCGCGCACGCACGGGGTTGAATTTTTGGCGAAGGGAAAAATTGTCGAGGCATTTATTTTTGCGTTGGTGATTTTTTTTGTCGGGGGATGGTTAATCGCCGGCTGGAGCCTTGGATTTATCAGTCAATTAGGGATCCGATTTAAACAGAACCCCAATCTTGCGCTTCCTGCAGAGCTTGAAGGGCTGGCGAACTTATTGCGGAGCGAGATGCAAAAGCATGATAGTCTTTTAGCTGAATTACGGCATTTCACCTCAGATGCGTCGCATGAATTGCGGACTCCTCTCACTGCGATAAGAACCGTGGGTGAAGTCGCCTTGAGAAACTCTCAAGCCAAGCCTGAAGAGCTACGAGAAGCTATCGAGAGCATACTCGAAGAATGCCAAAGAATGAACGCGCTAGTCGAGCGGCTGCTCCGACTAGCGCGTGTGGAGAGCGATGAGATTCCCCTTCGTTTGAGACGGATCAACCTGCGCCTGCATTGTTTCGCCTGGAAAGATGCTATATCGGTCCTGGCTGAAGAAAAAAATCTAAGCTTCGACATTCAATGTCCACAGGATCTATTTTTGGTGACCGACGTGGAGATGCTGGGACACGCTGTTGTCAATCTCCTCCACAATGCTATTGAGCATAACCCACCGCAGGGAACAATAACGTTCCGCGTAGAAAAACTCGACAATCAAATCATCCTCGAAATATCGGACGAAGGAAGGGGGATTGAGCCTGAGCATATCGATAAAATCTTTCGTCGTTTTTATCGAGCAAATCGATCGCGTTCTTATGAGAAAGGCAGCGGATTTGGGCTGGGGCTGAGCATAGCTAAGGCAGCAGTAGAGCGTCTTGGAGGGAATATAAGCGTGACGAGTGTGCTGGGGCGAGGGGCTAGCTTTAAGATTACGCTGCCTGCCAGCGGTTAA
- the mgtA gene encoding magnesium-translocating P-type ATPase, which translates to MKNTELISQSPSGEVSPLTWEEAAARLKKYGPNIAVSQDPVRWYRVLWRAFNNPFNYVLVFLAVISYLTEDMKAVIVMSVMVTVATLLRFIQEFRSIVKAESLRRLVRNKCSVLRTGSNPDRCPDMLDNRYSEIFIEELVPGDIVRLSSGDMIPADVRILESRDLFVSQSALTGEAMPVEKFPSTQSSANQSHGASLLDRPELCFLGSSVVSGSAKAVVLETGANTQMGKLGSKLTEARPPTSFDIGVNKVTWVLIRFMLTMVPLVLLINGFTKGDWVDAFFFAVAIAVGLTPEMLPMIVNANLARGAVAMAKQKVVVKNMNSIQNLGAMDVLCTDKTGTITQDRVVLIKHLDVESNDSHAVLEKAYLNSLFQTGLKNLIDRAIIDHAHEEHGIREIARSYKRIDELPFDFERRRMSVVLKPNTPGPNLLICKGAVEETLSVCAYIQIGEEIHPLTSSWREKILHLRDRENEDGLRLIAVAYKSSNKEQGQYTVDDENDLIFCGLVALLDPPKETTAEALALLREHNVKVKILTGDNPLVAKKVCRDVGLEITGILLGRQIDHLSDEQLQKEVEKTTIFAKLNPLQKARVVKALKANQHTVGFMGDGINDALALREADVGISVDSGVDLAKEAADIILLEKSLLVLEKGVVEGRRTFGNIVKYIKMTASSNFGNVFSVLVASAFLPFLPMLPIHLLIQNLLYDISQISIPWDRMDEDWLKKPRKWSSAGLGRFMICIGPISSIFDITTYLAMWHIFGADTVEEAALFQTGWFVVGLLTQTLIVHMIRTEKVPFIQSRAATPVLILTGTIMIIGCFIPFSPLGESVGMVHLPPTYWPFLITVLTCYCLLTQFLKKVYIRKFNEWL; encoded by the coding sequence ATGAAGAATACTGAATTGATTTCGCAAAGTCCAAGCGGTGAGGTCTCTCCTCTGACTTGGGAAGAGGCTGCGGCTCGTTTAAAAAAATACGGTCCCAACATCGCAGTATCACAAGATCCGGTCCGCTGGTATCGAGTGCTGTGGCGAGCCTTCAATAATCCATTTAACTACGTATTGGTCTTTTTGGCTGTTATTTCCTACCTCACAGAGGACATGAAAGCGGTGATCGTGATGTCGGTCATGGTCACCGTGGCGACGTTGCTGCGTTTTATTCAAGAATTTCGATCGATAGTCAAAGCAGAGAGCTTACGAAGACTGGTGCGAAACAAATGTTCTGTGTTGCGGACAGGCTCAAATCCTGATCGCTGTCCGGACATGCTCGACAACCGATATTCAGAAATTTTCATAGAAGAACTCGTGCCAGGTGACATCGTCCGCCTGAGCTCAGGAGATATGATCCCTGCGGATGTGCGGATCCTTGAGTCGCGAGACTTATTTGTGAGCCAATCTGCTTTGACGGGTGAAGCGATGCCAGTCGAGAAATTCCCGTCCACACAGAGCAGTGCTAATCAGTCTCATGGAGCCAGCTTGCTTGATCGGCCAGAGCTTTGCTTCCTCGGCAGTAGTGTTGTCAGTGGAAGCGCAAAGGCTGTTGTTTTAGAGACTGGAGCCAACACCCAAATGGGCAAGCTGGGATCCAAGTTGACCGAGGCACGGCCGCCTACGTCTTTCGATATCGGGGTAAACAAGGTGACTTGGGTATTAATCCGATTTATGCTGACAATGGTCCCCTTGGTTTTGTTGATCAATGGTTTCACCAAAGGGGATTGGGTAGACGCGTTTTTCTTCGCGGTAGCGATTGCCGTTGGCCTGACCCCCGAGATGCTACCCATGATCGTCAATGCCAATCTCGCTCGCGGAGCCGTCGCTATGGCAAAACAGAAGGTGGTGGTCAAGAATATGAATTCTATCCAGAACCTCGGTGCCATGGATGTGCTCTGCACAGATAAGACGGGGACCATAACGCAAGACCGAGTGGTGTTGATTAAACATCTCGATGTCGAGAGCAACGACTCGCATGCCGTTCTCGAAAAAGCATATCTGAACAGCCTTTTTCAGACCGGGCTAAAAAACCTGATAGATCGGGCAATTATCGATCATGCTCACGAGGAGCACGGTATCCGAGAAATTGCGCGGTCTTATAAACGTATTGATGAACTGCCTTTTGATTTTGAACGCCGCCGAATGTCTGTGGTCTTGAAGCCCAACACCCCTGGCCCAAATTTGTTGATCTGCAAGGGAGCCGTCGAAGAAACCTTGTCGGTATGCGCTTACATTCAGATCGGCGAAGAGATTCACCCTCTTACTTCTTCTTGGAGAGAAAAAATCCTTCATCTAAGGGATCGAGAAAATGAAGATGGATTAAGGCTGATCGCCGTCGCCTATAAAAGCTCTAATAAAGAACAGGGTCAATACACAGTCGATGACGAGAATGATTTGATCTTTTGCGGACTAGTGGCGTTGCTCGATCCCCCAAAAGAGACCACAGCAGAGGCCTTGGCCTTACTCAGAGAGCATAACGTCAAAGTTAAAATTCTCACAGGTGACAATCCACTCGTCGCAAAAAAAGTCTGCAGAGATGTGGGCTTGGAAATAACCGGCATCTTGTTGGGACGCCAGATTGACCATTTGTCTGATGAGCAACTCCAGAAAGAAGTCGAAAAGACGACCATTTTCGCAAAGCTCAATCCTCTGCAAAAAGCTCGTGTTGTAAAAGCTTTGAAAGCTAACCAGCACACCGTCGGCTTCATGGGCGACGGAATCAACGATGCATTGGCTCTTCGAGAGGCAGACGTCGGTATTTCTGTGGACAGCGGCGTTGATTTAGCAAAGGAAGCTGCAGATATAATCCTCCTCGAAAAGTCGTTGCTTGTCTTAGAGAAAGGCGTAGTCGAGGGGCGTCGCACTTTTGGCAACATTGTGAAATACATAAAAATGACAGCCTCATCTAATTTTGGAAATGTGTTCAGCGTGCTCGTGGCAAGTGCATTCCTTCCCTTTCTACCGATGCTGCCGATCCATCTCCTGATTCAAAACTTGCTATACGACATATCTCAAATCAGCATCCCATGGGATCGGATGGATGAGGACTGGCTGAAAAAGCCCCGCAAATGGTCCTCTGCAGGTTTGGGGCGATTTATGATCTGCATTGGCCCAATTAGCTCCATTTTCGACATTACCACCTATCTAGCTATGTGGCACATTTTCGGTGCCGATACGGTGGAGGAAGCTGCCTTGTTCCAGACCGGATGGTTCGTCGTTGGTCTTCTGACACAAACCTTGATTGTGCACATGATTCGTACGGAGAAAGTTCCCTTCATCCAAAGCCGCGCGGCAACGCCAGTATTAATCCTCACAGGGACAATTATGATCATTGGTTGCTTCATTCCTTTCTCACCTCTTGGCGAAAGCGTGGGCATGGTGCACTTACCTCCGACCTATTGGCCATTTTTAATCACCGTTCTGACCTGTTACTGCTTGCTTACGCAATTCCTAAAGAAGGTTTACATCCGCAAGTTTAATGAGTGGCTATAA
- a CDS encoding MgtC/SapB family protein, whose product MADLNFILQICVALVCGILIGLERQWRQRHAGLRTCTLVTVGAAIFSTLDANAELASTNRVAAQIVTGVGFLGAGCIMRSGFNVRGLNTAGTLWCAAAVGVLAGAGLIIEAFLSTVAVLFINLGLRPVVKFINQLPNSGKEGEIRYMLTLSCRERKQQHLRQLLVQYLQPSLLRLQQLESAESPQTGHVALKAELVSDERADSEMENLCNRLGLESGVTAISWQMIQHTDSSKCGI is encoded by the coding sequence ATGGCCGACCTAAATTTTATTTTGCAAATCTGTGTTGCTTTAGTCTGCGGAATCCTGATTGGGCTTGAACGCCAGTGGCGACAGCGCCACGCCGGGCTGAGGACATGCACACTGGTCACCGTCGGCGCTGCGATATTTTCCACTTTGGATGCAAATGCCGAGCTGGCTTCAACAAACCGCGTCGCAGCGCAAATCGTTACCGGGGTTGGATTCCTTGGCGCTGGTTGCATTATGAGAAGCGGATTCAACGTAAGAGGATTGAATACAGCAGGCACTCTGTGGTGTGCGGCTGCAGTCGGAGTCTTAGCGGGAGCCGGCTTAATCATAGAAGCCTTCCTAAGCACTGTGGCTGTTCTCTTTATTAATTTAGGATTGAGGCCTGTAGTGAAATTCATCAACCAACTCCCAAATTCCGGCAAAGAGGGTGAAATCCGTTATATGTTGACCCTCTCTTGCCGCGAGAGAAAACAACAACATCTCAGACAGCTCCTGGTGCAATATCTTCAGCCTTCCTTACTTCGTCTACAGCAACTCGAAAGCGCTGAAAGCCCTCAAACGGGTCATGTCGCTCTCAAAGCAGAGTTAGTCTCAGATGAGCGTGCTGACTCTGAAATGGAAAATCTGTGTAATCGTCTGGGCTTAGAAAGCGGCGTGACGGCGATAAGCTGGCAAATGATACAACACACGGACTCATCGAAGTGCGG